Within the Streptomyces sp. NBC_00554 genome, the region GCGCTGGAGTGCGAGAAGTGCTGGCGGCCGCCCCACCATTCGGTGCGCCCTTCCTCGTCCCGGGGCAGCGTCTCGGGGTGCAGGCGGCCCATCCACGGCGGGGGCGAGGAGGTGGGGGTCGCGAGGACGACACCGATGCCGTTCTCGTGCATCAGGTCCATCAGCCGGTCGAGCCAGCCGAACTCCCGAGCCCCGGGCCGGGGTTCAAGTTTCGCCCAGGAGAAGACGCCGAGAGTGACGGAGTTGACGCCGGCCTCCTTCATGAGGCGTACGTCCTCGTGCCAGGTCTCCTCGGGCCACTGCTCGGGGTTGTAGTCGCCGCCGAAGAGGATGCGGCCGCGGATCACGTCGTCGAGGTTCGGCATCAGACGGGCTCCCCGTACTGGATTCCGCGCCCGTTGGTGGCGAGGTATACGCGGCCGTACACGCGTGGGTCGCCGACGACGACCTCGCCGATCCACCCCCACTGGTGGGCGTCGTCGTTGATCCGCACCCAGCTCTTCGCCTCGTCGTCGGAGCGGTAGACGGCGGTGATGGCCTCGGTCGAACCGACCTGATAGATCGCCGGGTAGTCGGCGCCGTCGGCCGCCTTGCCGAAGCCGAGGGTGTATGAGGCCCAGCAGCTGGCGACCTTGGCGAAGCCGGCGCCACCGTCGGTGGACCGGTAGAGGCCGTTCCACTTGACCGAAACCCACAGGTCACCAGTGCGCCCGGGTGCCGCGACCAGCTTGAACTGGCTGTCCCCGGAGGGGAGACCGGATGCACGGGCAGTGAACGAAAGGCCACTGTCAGTGCTGACGTATAGCGTTCCTGTGTCGGTGTCGTACGCGTAGAAGAGCGTCGGGTCGGCCGGGTCGGCGACCGGCGTGGCGCCCTTCGGGAAGGAGGAGACCTCGGACCAGGTCGTGCCGTTGTCCGTCGAGCGGTGAGCTGCGTACTTCGTGCCGTCCCAGTGCACGAAGGACCACAGCAGTGCGCTGCCGTCGGCGTTGGTGGCGATCGGCCCCGGTGCACTCTTGGCGATGTCGGGCTGGGCCGCGAAGGGCGCCCAGGTCTGCCCGCCGTCGTTCGAGTACGCGCCGTTGCCGTTGTCGCCCCAGCCCGTCCGGACGACGTACGACGGCTTGGCCGCGGCCTGCGCGAGTCCCGTCGCCGACCCGAACACGGGGTTCGTCGCCATGCCGCGCGACGGAGACGCCGTGAGCCGCTCGTGGTACATCACGCCGATGTCCCCGAGTCCGCTGATCAGGTGCGCCTCCCCGGCCGGGGGCGAGATCAGCTGGCGCACGGCCGTCTCCTCCAGACCGCGGATCTGCGGAGCCCAGCGCTTGAGGTCACGGGTGCCGTAGAGGGTCGCGCCGGTCCCGTACACGATGCGCTTCGAGTCGTACGGGTCCACGGCCAGCGCCTGGATCCACCAGCCGAACTTCGGCTTGTCACCTCCCCAGTTGAGGAAAGGAGTCTCCGATACGTCGAACACGGCAGCGTCCTTGAGGGACGTCCAGGTACGGCCGCCGTCCGTGGTCCGGAACAGGGTGTCGACGTCCGCCCAGCGGTTGTTGGTGGAGACGACGACGGTGCCGGCGCGGCAGGCGTCGACGGCGACCCCGCCGTAGCCGAAGGTGTCCGCCGACCCGTCGGACGTGGTGCCACCGGGCTTCACCGGCGTCACGTCGGTCCACTTGCCGGTCGTGGTGCGCAGCTTGTGCACGCTGCCGTCGGACTGGCCGTTGGGGCCGGGGGCGTTGGCGTACGTCACGTACAGCTCGCGGGTGTGCGCGTCGTACGCGGCGCGGACCGGGACCTTGGCGGAGGTGCCGGAGGGCTGCCCGGGTACGGCCTGCCAGGTGGTGCCGTCGGTCGTGCGGTACAGGTTCGCCGTGCCCGAGGTGCCGTCGCCGTCGCCCCAGCCGGCGTAGACGGCGCGCCCTGCCGCGACGAGGAAGACGACGCCCTGCCCGGACGCGTTCGCGGTCGCCGGGAAGCCGGTGACGGGGGCCCAAGTGGCGCCCCGGTCGCTCGACTTGAGCAACCCGTCGTGCCGCGTCCCCAGCCACAGGACGTCGCTGTCGCGCGGGTCAACGAGGAGGCGCTCCCCGGCGCCCCGGCCGTCCTCGTTGGCGCCGAGCTTCACGCCCAGGTCGGTCCGGGTCCAGGTGGCACCGCGGTCCTCGGAACGCAGGACAGCGCCGTTGCCCGCCCACGCCTGGGCGTACGTGCCGAGCGCGGCGTAGAGCCGGTCGGGGTGCCCCGGGTCGACCGCGAGCGCCTCCACACCGAGGAGGTTCCAGTCGTCCCAGCCGAGGTGGTCGGTGAGCGGGGTCCAGCGCCCGGCCCCGTCGTCCCAGCGGTAGGCGCCGCCGATGTCGGTGCGGGCGTAGGCGAGTCCGCGTACGGCGGGGTGGAAGAGGACGCCGGTGATGAAACCGGTCCCGCCGATGACGGCGTTGCGCCAGCGGTACGCGGCGCCTTCGGCGGCATGGGCGCGGTTCCCGAGCGCGGGAACGGCGGTGAGCGCGGCCGCGACAGCGGTTCCGGCAAGAACGGCTCGTCTGCTCAGGCGGGGCGTGCGCATGACATACCTCGTTAGGGAAGAGGGGGTGAGGAGAGCGACCCTTCAGGGGCGCGGGGAACTGCGCGACCAGCCACGAACAGCCCGCGGGGAACAAGCGACCGGAGTGACACGGCGAACTCCGCGGAGCGAACCCGTTGGGTGCCGCCACGGCCGACCGCCGATCAGGGGCAGGTCGACCGCAGCGGCGGACAGGGGGCCGGAGATGGACGGCTGACGCAAGTCAGCCCTTCACCGCTCCGGTGAGCATGCCCTTCTTGAAGTGGCGCTGGACGAAGGGCGAGAGGAAGGCGACGGGCAGCAGCGCCAACACCATGACCGCCATCTGCACGGCGAGCGCCGACAGTTGGCCCGTCTTGATGGCCTGGCCCATGCCGACCGGGGGCTCCTGCTTCTGCACGAGCTGGATCATGACGTTCTGCAGCGGCATCATGTCCTGGTCGCTCAGATAGATCGACGCGTTGAACCAGGCGCTCCAGTACCCGACGGCGTAGAAGAGCGTGATCACCGCGATGACCGCGCGGGAGAGCGGCATCACGATCGTCCAGAGGATCCGCCAGTCCCCCGCGCCGTCGATCCGCGCGCTGTCGGTGAGCTCCGGCGAGATGCCCATGAAGAACCCGCGCAGCACCAGGATGTTGAAGACGCTGATCGCGCTCGGCAGGATCAGCGCGAGATACGAGTCCGTCAGCCCCAGCGCCTGCACCAGCAGATACGTGGGGATGAGGCCGGCGCCGAAGAACATCGTCGCCAGCAGGGTCATCAGGAACCAGCGGTGTCCGATCGTGCCGATGCGGGAGAGCCCGTACGCCGCGAGGATGGACACCGCCATCGAGAACAGTGTGCCGACGAGCGTGACACCCAGGCTGACGAGCGTGGCGCGGGTGACCTGGCCGCCGCTCAGCAGCTCCTGGTAGGCGATGAAGGTGATGCCCTTGGGGATCACCACCAGGCCTCCGGCTTCGGTGATCACCTTCTTCGAGGACAGGCTGGTGACGACGACGATCCACAGCGGGAACAGGACGCCGAGGCAGGCGCCGGCCAGGACGATGCCCTTGCCCGCGAGCCCGGCCTTGCTCGGCTCCTCCTCCCAGACGGGCCTCGGCGGGGCCGCCCAGCGGCCGGGGGCCTGCGGCGGCCGTTCTTCGGAGACGGAGGTCGCGGAGGACTCCGCGGTCACGGCACTCACTTCTTGTACACCCCCTGCTCGCCCATGAGATGGGCCACCTTGTTCGCCGCGAGGACAAGGCCGAGACTGACCACGCCCTTGATCAGGCCCGCCGCTGCGGCGTAACTGAAGTCCTGGTTGCGGACGCCGTTCCACCACACATAGGTGTCGAGGACCTCCGCCGCGCCCGGCCCGACCGCGTCCCGTTGCAGCAGGATCTGTTCGAAGCCGACCGTGAGCGCGTCGCCGACGCGCAGCACCAGGAGCAGGGCGATCACCGGGCGCAGCGCGGGCAGCGTGACGTGCCACATCCGGCGCCACCGCCCGGCCCCGTCCATCGCCGAGGCCTCGTACAGGTCGGGGCTCACGGAGGCCAGCGCGGCGAGGAAGACGATGATGCCCCAGCCCGCGTCCTTCCAGACGCCCTCGGACGTCACCAGGAACTTGAAGATCCCCGGGTCGGTCATCAGGTCGAAGCCCTCGTACCCGTGCTGCCGCAGGGTCTGCGCGATGATGCCGGCGCCGCCGAAGATCTGCTGGAAGACGGTGATGACCAGCACCCAGGAGAAGAAGTGCGGCAGGTAGAGGATCGCCTGCGACACCGCCCGCACCCGGGGCCTGATCACGCTGTTGATGAGCAGCGCGAGCAGGATCGGGATGGGGAAGAAGAGCACCAGTTGGAGGGAGAACAGTACGAGGGTGTTCTGGACGGCGTCCCAGAACGCCGAGTCCTCGAAGAGCCGCGTGAACTGCTCGAAGCCGACCCAGGGGCTCTCGAAGACGGCGATGAATCCGTTGTCGCTGATGTACGGGTCGTACTCCTGGAAGGCGACGACGTTGCCCAGGATCGGTATGTAGTTGAAGAGCAGGACCAGCAGGATCGCCGGCAGCGTCATCAGGATCAGTGTGCGGTCCCGTTTGAGGCGGGTCCTGAAGGTGCCGCCTTTTTTCGAGGCCTTGGATGCTTTCGAAGCCTTCGAGGCCGTGGCGACGACTGCAGACTCGGCGCCCTTGGCCATGCTTCGCGCGGCGGACGACGGCGCGGGGCCGTCATCCGTATCCGTCGTATCCGTCACCGAAGAAGGCACTGCGCCCGCGGCGGCGCCCGGAGTGGTGCTGTGTGCCACTTCGTCACCCCTGCGCGGATCCGCTGTCGTCCAGCAGCTTCTTGTACCAGTCCCGCAGTCCGTCGCCGCCCTGGCTCTTCCAGTCCGAGACCGCCTGCTGCATGTCGCTGATCTTCTTGCGGCCGCGGACGATGTCGTCCTCCAGCTGCTCGAAGTCGTTGGAAAGGTTCGTGTAGCGCGCCGGCTCGATGATCTGGAGGCCGTAGAAGGAGGACTTCTTGGTGAAGGCACCCATCCGCTGCTGCCACTCGACCTGCGCCTTCCCGACGTCCGGGAAGTCGGGATGCGCGATGGTCGAGGCGGGGCTGGCGAGCATCACGAAGGCGTTCGCGACCTCCTGGTTGCCCTTGTCGTTCTTGGTGGGTGTGCCGTCCTTGACGGTGTAGTGCGTGCCCTCGACCCCGTAGTTGGTGAGCATGTACTCCTCGGTGCCGTACGGGGCTGCGGTGACGTTCGCGGCGGCCAGGATGTCGTGGATCACGGCCTTCGACGCCTTCTTGTTGACGAAGGCGAAGATGCCGGCGGGCGATCCGGCCCACAGCGTCGGGTCCCCGCCGTCGTGGCCGAAGATGTCCATGCCGCCGATGCGGAAGTCCGGGTTCTGGGTGGCCTGTTCGGCGGTCTTGCCCCACCAGGTCGAGATGTCGTTGTTGAAGATCAGGGTCTCGCCCGAGGTGAAGCGCAGACCCGAGTCGCCCTGGTTCTGCGCCTTGGCGTCCGGGTGGACGACTCCCGCCGCGTACAACTTCCGCGTCCACTCCAGCGCTTCGAGGTACTCGTCGGTCTCGACGCGGTAGATCAGCTTGCCGTCGACGAGGTTCCAGCCGAGCGGCTTCTCGCTGCCGGACAGCACACCGAAGCTGTTGAAGGCGGTCCACTTCATGTCGTCGCAGGCCCACACCTTGGCCTTGGCGTTGGTGATCTCCTTGGCCAGGGCCAGGAACTCGTCGGCCGAGGTGGGGAGTTCGTACCCCTTCTCGTCGAAGATGTCCTTGCGGTAGAACGGCACGATGTTGGGGTCGTACGAGCTGGGCATCGGCAGTCCGCGCAGCTTGCCGCCGAAGATGGAGCGCTGCCAGGCATCGGTCGGGATCGCCGCGAGGTTCGGGTACTCCTTGACCTTGTCGCCGGAGAGGTACGGGCCGAGGTCCGCCATCTTGTTGATGATGGCGCTGGGTATCTTGCCGCCCATGTTCCAGCCGGGGATGACCACGACGTCCGGCATGTCGCTGGAGGCGAGGACCGCGCCCAGCTTCTCGTCGTAGGTGTTGCCGTCCTGGTTCTGCCAGACGACGTCGACGCCGATCTTCTCGTTCATCGCCTTGTAGTAGGGGTTGTCGCTCTTCGGCGGCGAGCCCCAGAACGGCGACATGATCTTGATGGTGCTGCCCTTGCCGAGCTTCTCGGGCACCGAGGTCTTCAGATCGTCGAGGACGAGCTTGCTGGTGAATCCGAGGGAGGAGCCGTTCTTCGACGGAATGTCCGGCGTCACCACGTTCTGCGCCACGAAGGTGGGAAGGATCTTCTGCGCGTCCTTGCCCGAGGTCGTGCCGTCCTTGGAGCCGCCGTCGGAGCCGCCGCAGGCGGTCAGCAGCGGCATCCCACCCGCCACCGCGGCGGCGGCGACCGCCGTGGAGGCGAGGAAGCTTCTCCGGCTCGGAGCGGAGGTGGCGGAGTTCGGCGTCATTGCGTCAACCCTTCATGGCGCACCAGGACACCCGGCGGTAGGGCCGTCGGCTGCGGTGTCTTGAGTGGAACTGGCTGAGCTGAAGCGGTCCTCGGAGGACTGCGCACCCCGGGCGGCGGTCCCATCAGTCGAAGCGCTTCGATGTTGCTGTGAGGTTAAGTGAACCCGTGGGGGTGCACAAGAGTCGATTCCAAGATTCCTCGGAGGTATGCACCCGATATGGAGTACTGGACCGGTCCCTTATGGCGCTTGATGTGCCGACGAGGAAACGGAGTTGTTGCGTCTGGGTGTCTTGACACCCACCCCTCGGTCGAATGAGCATCGAAGCGCTTCGAAAGCGCCCCGTCGCTCCATCGCAAAGGGATCACCACGTGACCGCACAAACGCCGCCTACGCCCCCTTTCCGTGATCCGCAGCTGCCGTTCGCGAAGCGCATCGACGACCTGCTGGCACGGCTCACGCTCGACGAACGGATCGCATTCCTGCACCAGTTCGCACCGGCCGTCGAGCGGCTCGGTGTCGGAGCCTTCCGCACCGGGCAGGAGGCGCTGCACGGCGTGGCCTGGATGGGCCCGGCGACGGTGTTCCCGCAGGCCGTGGGGCTCGGCGCGACCTGGAACGACGAGCTCGTACGCCGGGTCGGCGAGGCCGTCTCGGCCGAGACCCGCGCCATGCGCGCCCGCGACGACCGCGTCGGCCTCAACGTCTGGTCCCCCACGGTCAACCTGCTCCGCCACCCCCTGTGGGGCCGCAACGAGGAGGGCTACTCGGAGGATCCGAAGCTGACCTCCGCGATCGCGACGGCGTACACCCGCGGTCTGCGCGGCGACCACCCGGCGTACTGGCGTACGGCCCCGGTGCTCAAGCACTGGCTGGCCCACAACAACGAGACGGACAGGGACACTTCGTCCTCCTCGGTCCGCCCGCGCGTCCTGCACGAGTACGACCTGCGCGCCTTCCGCGAGACGGTCGAGGCGGGCGCGGTGGCCGGCGTGATGCCCGCGTACAACCTGGTCAACGGCCGCCCCAACCACGTCTCGCCGTATCTGCGCGAGCACCTGCGCACCTGGACGGACCAGGACCTGCTGGTCTGCTCGGACGCGGGCGCGCCCTCCAACCTGGTCGATTCCGAGCACTACTTCGACACCCACGAGGAGTCGACCGCGGCCGCGATCGTCGCCGGGGTGGACAGCTTCACGGACCACGGCACGGACAGCTCGAAGATCGTCGCGCGTATTCAGGGTGCCCTCGCCCAGGGCCTGTTGAGCGAGGACGACATCGACACGGCGGTCCGCCGCCAGCTCTCGGTCCGGTTCCGGCTTGGCGAGTTCGACCCCCGGCTCGACCCGTACATGGACACCAAGTCCTTCGACACACCGGCCCACCGCGCCCTCGCCCAGGAGGCGGCGGAGCAGGCGATCGTGCTGCTCAAGAACGACGGCCTCCTGCCGCTGGCCCCCGGCGTGCGCATCGCCGTCGTCGGCCTCCTCGCCGACGAGTGCAAGCTCGACTGGTACAGCGGCACCCTCATCCACCGCTCGACACCGCTGGAGGGCCTGTACGAGCGTTTCGGCGCCGAGCGCGTCGACTTCGCGGAGGGCGTGGACCGCGTACGCCTGCGGACCTCGGCGGGTACGTACCTGTCGGTGCCCCTGACGGCGGACGCGGCCGACGAAGTGCGCGGCGCCGAGGGCGCCCTGGACCCGGCGCTCCTCGCGGGCCGCACGGACCTCCCCCCGCTCACCACCGACGCGGCCGGTACCGAACTCGCGCTGATCGACTGGGGCGAGGGAATCCTGACGCTGCGCGCCCCCGACGGCCGCTATCTCTCGGTCGCCGAGGACGGCTTCGTACGGGCGTCGGCGGACCAGCCCGGAGGCTGGGTCGTCCAGGAGACATTCCGCCTCGAACCCTCCGAAACGCATGCGAACGGCCACCTCCTGAAGCACGTCGGGACGGGTAGGTACGTCTCTGTCGCCGCCGACGGCGTGAAGGTTGCCGCCGAAGACGCATCCGGTGCGGAAATTTTCGGGATGGAGTTCACCGAGCGCGGCGAGGACGCGGTGGCGCGGGCGGCGGCCGCCGCCGATGTCGTCCTGGTCGTCGCCGGAAACGACCCGCACATCAACGGGCGCGAGACGGAGGACCGTACGACCCTGCGCCTCCCCGCGCACCAGGAACGCCTGCTCCGTGCGGCCCGCGCGGCGAACCCGGACACGGCCCTGGCGCTGGTCTCCGCGTACCCGTACGCGGTGGACCACGCGGACCTCCCGGCCGTCCTGTGGACCGCCCACGGCGGCCAGGCGGCGGGCACCGCCCTGTCCCGCGTCCTCGCCGGAGACGTCTCCCCCGCGGGCCGCCTCCCGCAGACCTGGTACGCCTGTGACGAGGATCTGCCCGACCTCCTCGACTACGACGTGATCGGCGGCCGCCAGACGTATCTGTACTTCGAGGGCACGCCGTTGTTCCCGTTCGGGCATGGACTGTCGTACGGACGGTTCGCGTACACCGACCTCGAAGTCACCCCGCTGGCAGGCAAGTTGCAGGTCGCCTTCAATGTCACCAACACCAGCTCGGTGGCCGCCGACGAGGTCGCCCAGCTCTACACCCGCGCCGTTCAGGCATCCGTACCGCGCCCCCGCCGCGAGCTGGCCGCGCACCGCCGCGTCCACCTCACCCCCGGCGCCACGACGACTTTGACCTTCGAACTCCCGCTCTCCGCCCTGGAGTTCTGGGACGTCGCACACAGCCGCCCGCGCCTGGAGCCGGGCGCGTACGAACTGCTCGTCGGCGCCTCCAGCGAGGACATCCGGCTCCGCACGACCGTCGAACTCGACGGTGAGCCCGCCACGCCCCGCCCGGTACGTGAACTGGGCCTCGACGCTGCCGACTTCGACGAGCAGCGGAACGCCGCGATCGTCGACCGTACGAAGGTGATGGGCGACGCGGTGACGCCGGTGGACGGCGTGACGTGCGAACTCGTCTTCCGCGACTGCGACTTCGGGGACGGCGTCCGGGAAGCCACCGTCGAGGTGGCGGGCGAGGGAGTCGTAGAACTCTCCCTGAACGGCGGCCCGTTGATCGCCGTGGTGACCCTGAGCGCGACGAAGGGTCCGTACGACTACACCACTCTCGGCGCCGATTTCGCCGCCGCCGATGTGCACGACGTACACCTCAGGCTGCGCGGCCCCTTGCGGCTCGCGCATGTCGGCTTCTCCGGCTGAGGGTCCGGACAGGCCGACAAACAGGGCCCGGCACCGGAAGGCATCGGTGCCGGGCCCTTCATCGGGACTCTATATGAAAATGGTTCCCATGAGCTAGTGGTTCTGATGAGCTCGTGGTTCGGTTGAGCCAGTGGTTCGGTTGAGCCGGTCCAGCGGTGGGACGGCGATGGCCGGAGCCCCCGCACAGCGGGCTCCGGCCATCGCCTCGCAAGCGCCGATGTCAGAGGGCGATACCCGTCAGCACGAGCACCCGCTCGTAGGTGTAGTCGTCCATCGCGAACTTCACGCCCTCGCGGCCCACACCGGACTGCTTCACACCGCCGTACGGCATCTGGTCGGCACGGTAGGACGGCACGTCACCGATCACGACGCCGCCCACCTCCAGCGCACGGTGAGCGCGGAACGCGGCCTGGAGGTCGTGCGTGAACACACCGGCCTGCAGTCCGTACTTGGAGTCGTTGACGGCGGCGAAGGCGGCCGCCTCCCCCTCCACCTTCCGCACGGTGAGGACCGGCCCGAAGACCTCCTCGCAAGAGATGGTGGTGTCCGCCGGTACGTCGGCGAGCACGGTCGGCGCGTACGCGGCACCGTCACGCTTTCCGCCGGTGAGCACACGGGCACCGGCCGCGGCGGCCTCGTCCACCCACGCCTCGACGCGCTTGGCGGCGTCCTCGCTGACCAGCGGGCCCACATCGGTCTTGTCGTCCGACGGGTCCCCGGTGACCTGCGCCTCGACGGCTGCGACGATGCGCGGCAGCAGCCGGTCGTACACGGAGGCGTCCGCGATCACCCGCTGCACGGAGATGCAGGACTGGCCGCCCTGGTAGTTGGAGAAGGCGGCGATACGGGTGGCGGCCCAGTCCAGGTCCTCGTCAC harbors:
- a CDS encoding extracellular solute-binding protein, whose translation is MTPNSATSAPSRRSFLASTAVAAAAVAGGMPLLTACGGSDGGSKDGTTSGKDAQKILPTFVAQNVVTPDIPSKNGSSLGFTSKLVLDDLKTSVPEKLGKGSTIKIMSPFWGSPPKSDNPYYKAMNEKIGVDVVWQNQDGNTYDEKLGAVLASSDMPDVVVIPGWNMGGKIPSAIINKMADLGPYLSGDKVKEYPNLAAIPTDAWQRSIFGGKLRGLPMPSSYDPNIVPFYRKDIFDEKGYELPTSADEFLALAKEITNAKAKVWACDDMKWTAFNSFGVLSGSEKPLGWNLVDGKLIYRVETDEYLEALEWTRKLYAAGVVHPDAKAQNQGDSGLRFTSGETLIFNNDISTWWGKTAEQATQNPDFRIGGMDIFGHDGGDPTLWAGSPAGIFAFVNKKASKAVIHDILAAANVTAAPYGTEEYMLTNYGVEGTHYTVKDGTPTKNDKGNQEVANAFVMLASPASTIAHPDFPDVGKAQVEWQQRMGAFTKKSSFYGLQIIEPARYTNLSNDFEQLEDDIVRGRKKISDMQQAVSDWKSQGGDGLRDWYKKLLDDSGSAQG
- a CDS encoding ABC transporter permease, translated to MAHSTTPGAAAGAVPSSVTDTTDTDDGPAPSSAARSMAKGAESAVVATASKASKASKASKKGGTFRTRLKRDRTLILMTLPAILLVLLFNYIPILGNVVAFQEYDPYISDNGFIAVFESPWVGFEQFTRLFEDSAFWDAVQNTLVLFSLQLVLFFPIPILLALLINSVIRPRVRAVSQAILYLPHFFSWVLVITVFQQIFGGAGIIAQTLRQHGYEGFDLMTDPGIFKFLVTSEGVWKDAGWGIIVFLAALASVSPDLYEASAMDGAGRWRRMWHVTLPALRPVIALLLVLRVGDALTVGFEQILLQRDAVGPGAAEVLDTYVWWNGVRNQDFSYAAAAGLIKGVVSLGLVLAANKVAHLMGEQGVYKK
- a CDS encoding glycoside hydrolase family 3 C-terminal domain-containing protein, encoding MTAQTPPTPPFRDPQLPFAKRIDDLLARLTLDERIAFLHQFAPAVERLGVGAFRTGQEALHGVAWMGPATVFPQAVGLGATWNDELVRRVGEAVSAETRAMRARDDRVGLNVWSPTVNLLRHPLWGRNEEGYSEDPKLTSAIATAYTRGLRGDHPAYWRTAPVLKHWLAHNNETDRDTSSSSVRPRVLHEYDLRAFRETVEAGAVAGVMPAYNLVNGRPNHVSPYLREHLRTWTDQDLLVCSDAGAPSNLVDSEHYFDTHEESTAAAIVAGVDSFTDHGTDSSKIVARIQGALAQGLLSEDDIDTAVRRQLSVRFRLGEFDPRLDPYMDTKSFDTPAHRALAQEAAEQAIVLLKNDGLLPLAPGVRIAVVGLLADECKLDWYSGTLIHRSTPLEGLYERFGAERVDFAEGVDRVRLRTSAGTYLSVPLTADAADEVRGAEGALDPALLAGRTDLPPLTTDAAGTELALIDWGEGILTLRAPDGRYLSVAEDGFVRASADQPGGWVVQETFRLEPSETHANGHLLKHVGTGRYVSVAADGVKVAAEDASGAEIFGMEFTERGEDAVARAAAAADVVLVVAGNDPHINGRETEDRTTLRLPAHQERLLRAARAANPDTALALVSAYPYAVDHADLPAVLWTAHGGQAAGTALSRVLAGDVSPAGRLPQTWYACDEDLPDLLDYDVIGGRQTYLYFEGTPLFPFGHGLSYGRFAYTDLEVTPLAGKLQVAFNVTNTSSVAADEVAQLYTRAVQASVPRPRRELAAHRRVHLTPGATTTLTFELPLSALEFWDVAHSRPRLEPGAYELLVGASSEDIRLRTTVELDGEPATPRPVRELGLDAADFDEQRNAAIVDRTKVMGDAVTPVDGVTCELVFRDCDFGDGVREATVEVAGEGVVELSLNGGPLIAVVTLSATKGPYDYTTLGADFAAADVHDVHLRLRGPLRLAHVGFSG
- a CDS encoding WD40/YVTN/BNR-like repeat-containing protein produces the protein MRTPRLSRRAVLAGTAVAAALTAVPALGNRAHAAEGAAYRWRNAVIGGTGFITGVLFHPAVRGLAYARTDIGGAYRWDDGAGRWTPLTDHLGWDDWNLLGVEALAVDPGHPDRLYAALGTYAQAWAGNGAVLRSEDRGATWTRTDLGVKLGANEDGRGAGERLLVDPRDSDVLWLGTRHDGLLKSSDRGATWAPVTGFPATANASGQGVVFLVAAGRAVYAGWGDGDGTSGTANLYRTTDGTTWQAVPGQPSGTSAKVPVRAAYDAHTRELYVTYANAPGPNGQSDGSVHKLRTTTGKWTDVTPVKPGGTTSDGSADTFGYGGVAVDACRAGTVVVSTNNRWADVDTLFRTTDGGRTWTSLKDAAVFDVSETPFLNWGGDKPKFGWWIQALAVDPYDSKRIVYGTGATLYGTRDLKRWAPQIRGLEETAVRQLISPPAGEAHLISGLGDIGVMYHERLTASPSRGMATNPVFGSATGLAQAAAKPSYVVRTGWGDNGNGAYSNDGGQTWAPFAAQPDIAKSAPGPIATNADGSALLWSFVHWDGTKYAAHRSTDNGTTWSEVSSFPKGATPVADPADPTLFYAYDTDTGTLYVSTDSGLSFTARASGLPSGDSQFKLVAAPGRTGDLWVSVKWNGLYRSTDGGAGFAKVASCWASYTLGFGKAADGADYPAIYQVGSTEAITAVYRSDDEAKSWVRINDDAHQWGWIGEVVVGDPRVYGRVYLATNGRGIQYGEPV
- a CDS encoding carbohydrate ABC transporter permease, which translates into the protein MTAESSATSVSEERPPQAPGRWAAPPRPVWEEEPSKAGLAGKGIVLAGACLGVLFPLWIVVVTSLSSKKVITEAGGLVVIPKGITFIAYQELLSGGQVTRATLVSLGVTLVGTLFSMAVSILAAYGLSRIGTIGHRWFLMTLLATMFFGAGLIPTYLLVQALGLTDSYLALILPSAISVFNILVLRGFFMGISPELTDSARIDGAGDWRILWTIVMPLSRAVIAVITLFYAVGYWSAWFNASIYLSDQDMMPLQNVMIQLVQKQEPPVGMGQAIKTGQLSALAVQMAVMVLALLPVAFLSPFVQRHFKKGMLTGAVKG